Proteins from one Bacteroides mediterraneensis genomic window:
- the trxA gene encoding thioredoxin — translation MSAVHLNKADFLTKVANYETSPNEWKFLGSRPALIDFYATWCGPCKMLAPVLDELADEYAGQVDIYKVNVDEEEELAALFGIRSVPSLLFVPMTGTPQMAQGALPKKNLKDAIQNVLLKNG, via the coding sequence ATGAGTGCAGTACATTTGAACAAAGCAGATTTTTTGACGAAAGTAGCCAACTATGAAACAAGTCCGAACGAATGGAAGTTCCTCGGCAGCCGTCCGGCGCTGATTGATTTTTATGCTACTTGGTGTGGCCCTTGCAAGATGCTGGCCCCAGTGCTCGACGAGCTGGCTGATGAATATGCCGGACAAGTGGATATCTATAAGGTGAATGTAGATGAAGAGGAAGAACTGGCAGCCCTGTTCGGTATCCGGAGCGTACCTTCACTGCTGTTTGTGCCGATGACGGGTACTCCGCAGATGGCACAAGGGGCATTGCCGAAGAAGAACCTGAAGGATGCCATTCAGAATGTGTTACTGAAGAACGGGTAA
- a CDS encoding DUF5074 domain-containing protein, protein MKLKDLFNVKNASAALLLVVALLAGSCSKEKGIGNGDNPPPAGQPVSFELKTKLDSVYPVMLAPDSVFKLEYAAEHVKSVSVADVPSGWTADLDEKAGTVMVKASAEAVQKAKITLKAVGEDTKEVTKAVEFYCLNSFTDPKGIFVLNEGNMTTENGSLTYITPEGYVIGDAYKAVNGTELGNVAQDMAFYNGKIYVITQNGDQNPVGTKFVNDGMLIVMNAKTLKKEMALSKTDLPGLDWPTHIAVLDEAHVYLRDNVGIYRLNLQTKELKLVSGTEKAPKSQFVVMNGKVYTYKTGLVGGILEISPESDQAKSIRFPFKLSCPINTVLGIKAADDGDLWLMSTGNGKKAIGKFNLASKAIIQRQINVTPFVGSSGVAFAVKGKDFYYVDGKNTTIYRMTFDDNKELDSASGLEAEKLLCELNDIDDNAGLLYNGMAVHPVTGHVFINTIKGYAQFTTNQIWEFDFDASTETPVAKYENYTHFPAGFFFAPNNN, encoded by the coding sequence ATGAAATTAAAGGATTTGTTTAATGTGAAGAACGCCAGTGCCGCACTTTTGCTTGTTGTGGCTTTGCTGGCTGGTAGTTGTAGTAAAGAGAAAGGCATTGGAAATGGGGATAACCCTCCTCCTGCAGGGCAGCCTGTTTCTTTTGAACTGAAAACCAAGCTGGACAGTGTATATCCGGTGATGTTGGCTCCAGACTCGGTGTTCAAACTGGAATATGCGGCAGAGCATGTAAAATCGGTGAGTGTGGCTGATGTGCCTTCAGGTTGGACGGCCGACTTGGATGAGAAAGCGGGTACGGTCATGGTAAAGGCTTCGGCGGAGGCGGTACAGAAAGCGAAAATCACGCTGAAGGCGGTGGGTGAGGACACCAAGGAGGTGACGAAGGCAGTGGAGTTCTATTGCCTGAATTCATTTACCGACCCGAAAGGAATCTTTGTGCTGAATGAAGGAAACATGACGACTGAAAACGGTTCGCTCACTTACATCACGCCCGAAGGTTATGTGATAGGGGATGCATATAAGGCGGTCAACGGTACGGAGCTGGGAAATGTGGCGCAGGATATGGCTTTTTACAACGGTAAGATTTATGTCATTACGCAGAACGGCGACCAGAATCCGGTAGGTACCAAATTCGTGAACGACGGGATGCTGATTGTAATGAATGCCAAGACGTTGAAAAAGGAAATGGCATTGAGCAAGACGGATTTGCCGGGGCTTGACTGGCCCACGCACATTGCCGTGCTGGATGAGGCACATGTGTATCTGCGCGACAATGTGGGCATCTATCGTTTGAATCTTCAGACCAAGGAATTGAAACTGGTGAGTGGAACAGAAAAGGCTCCGAAAAGCCAGTTTGTGGTGATGAACGGAAAGGTTTACACATATAAGACAGGTTTGGTAGGCGGAATTCTGGAAATATCTCCGGAGAGTGACCAGGCCAAGAGCATCCGTTTTCCATTTAAGCTATCCTGCCCCATCAATACGGTGCTGGGTATCAAGGCAGCTGATGACGGAGACCTCTGGCTGATGTCTACGGGAAACGGAAAGAAAGCGATTGGTAAATTTAATCTGGCTTCGAAGGCCATTATCCAGCGTCAGATTAATGTGACTCCTTTTGTTGGCTCATCGGGTGTGGCTTTTGCAGTAAAGGGGAAAGATTTTTATTATGTGGATGGCAAGAATACGACCATTTACCGGATGACATTTGATGACAACAAGGAGTTGGATTCTGCTTCGGGACTGGAGGCAGAAAAACTGCTTTGTGAGCTGAACGATATCGACGACAACGCCGGTCTGCTGTATAACGGTATGGCGGTACATCCTGTGACGGGACATGTGTTTATCAATACCATCAAAGGGTATGCCCAGTTCACTACGAATCAAATCTGGGAGTTTGATTTTGATGCCAGTACGGAAACTCCGGTAGCCAAGTATGAGAACTATACACACTTTCCGGCAGGTTTCTTTTTCGCACCGAATAACAACTGA
- a CDS encoding nitrophenyl compound nitroreductase subunit ArsF family protein produces the protein MKRMLFLLATCLLLSSCGMNSRNETTAQTETQTETIKDGVEVLYFHGKQRCATCIAIEKNTRAVTDSLQTVSSDHTGLTFRIIDISKAENEELARKYEVTWSSLFLVRHKNGQETAENLTEFAFKNARKSPETFQAGLARKIHEMQQ, from the coding sequence ATGAAAAGAATGCTATTTTTACTCGCCACCTGCCTTCTGCTCTCCTCTTGTGGAATGAATTCCCGGAATGAGACCACGGCACAAACGGAAACACAGACTGAAACCATCAAAGACGGAGTGGAAGTGCTCTATTTCCATGGGAAACAACGATGCGCCACGTGCATCGCCATCGAAAAGAACACCCGAGCTGTAACAGACAGCCTGCAGACCGTCTCTTCAGACCACACCGGACTGACTTTCCGCATCATCGATATCTCCAAAGCTGAAAACGAGGAGCTGGCCCGAAAATATGAAGTCACCTGGTCGTCCCTGTTCCTTGTACGCCACAAGAACGGACAAGAAACCGCCGAGAACCTGACCGAATTTGCCTTTAAAAATGCCCGGAAATCACCCGAGACTTTCCAGGCCGGACTGGCAAGGAAAATCCACGAAATGCAGCAATAA
- a CDS encoding TonB-dependent receptor has protein sequence MLGGILCLGSAVPLRSQSRLDSLQHLDEVVVTVRALPKEVIPVQQLAGEQLSRLSSHSVADALRYFSGLQIKDYGGVGGLKTVNIRSMGTNHVGVFYDGVELGNAQNGTVDLGRFSLDNMESVTLYNGQKSAIFQPAKDFGSAGSIYLQSRVPVFSGKELQHVKATFKTGSFGLANPSLLWERKLTEKVSTSWSAEYLYTTGKYKFSYRKQDGYDTTAVRQNGDVNALRMEGGFYGKLPRGYWRAKSYLYRSERGYPGAIVRNKFSHEDRQWDTNFFTQGAFKKDVADWYSLMAHVKYAYDYLHYLADPHKDESLMYTNNHYYQQEVYASLANRWTLTPFWEVSLSADYQFNLLNADLTDFAYPRRHTEMVSVATALDYRGFKLQGSLLGTFVQERVEGSGRAAPHKREWTPAVIASYRPFQKEDFHLRAFYKRIFRMPTLNDLYYTFIGNVDLKPEFTDQFNVGFTYGKSWTGSWLRHLELQVDAYYNEVENKIVATPTSNFFRWTMVNLGRVEIRGVDAALQSVWQYGKHTILTARVNYTYQKAQDFTDPTAEFYGGQIPYIPWHSGSAVLNFNWKKWETNYSFIYTGERYTSQANIPVNYQQPWYTSDFSVARRLDWGPGELKMTLEVNNLFNQQYEVVTCYPMPGINFKCIVQYSF, from the coding sequence ATGCTGGGGGGTATCCTATGCCTAGGGAGTGCTGTGCCCCTTCGTTCGCAGAGCAGGCTCGACAGTTTGCAGCATTTGGACGAAGTGGTGGTCACGGTACGTGCGTTGCCCAAGGAAGTGATACCCGTGCAGCAACTGGCGGGTGAACAGCTCAGTCGGCTGTCGTCGCACAGCGTGGCAGATGCCCTGAGGTATTTCTCGGGTTTGCAGATAAAGGATTATGGCGGTGTGGGCGGTCTGAAGACGGTCAATATCCGGAGCATGGGCACGAACCATGTGGGGGTGTTCTACGACGGCGTGGAGCTGGGGAATGCCCAGAACGGGACGGTCGATTTGGGACGTTTCTCGCTCGACAATATGGAGTCTGTCACCTTGTACAACGGACAGAAGAGTGCCATTTTCCAGCCGGCCAAGGATTTCGGTTCGGCAGGTTCCATTTATTTGCAGTCCCGGGTGCCTGTGTTTTCCGGAAAAGAATTGCAGCATGTCAAGGCGACTTTCAAGACGGGTTCGTTCGGGCTGGCCAATCCTTCCCTGCTGTGGGAACGGAAGCTGACGGAGAAGGTGAGCACGTCGTGGAGTGCGGAATACTTGTACACCACGGGAAAATATAAGTTCTCCTACCGCAAGCAGGACGGGTATGATACCACTGCCGTGCGGCAGAACGGTGATGTGAATGCGTTGCGGATGGAAGGGGGCTTTTATGGAAAACTGCCGCGGGGTTATTGGCGGGCGAAGTCGTACTTGTATCGTTCGGAACGGGGATACCCGGGAGCGATTGTGCGCAACAAGTTCTCGCACGAGGACCGGCAGTGGGATACGAATTTCTTTACGCAGGGGGCGTTCAAGAAGGATGTGGCCGACTGGTACAGTCTGATGGCGCACGTGAAATATGCGTATGATTACCTGCATTACCTGGCCGATCCGCACAAGGACGAGTCGCTGATGTACACCAACAATCATTATTACCAGCAGGAAGTGTATGCTTCTCTGGCTAACCGCTGGACGCTGACTCCTTTCTGGGAGGTCAGTCTGTCGGCAGATTACCAGTTCAATCTGCTGAATGCCGACCTGACGGACTTTGCCTATCCTCGCCGGCATACGGAAATGGTGTCAGTGGCTACGGCTTTGGATTATCGCGGATTCAAGCTGCAGGGTAGTCTGTTGGGCACGTTCGTGCAGGAGCGGGTGGAAGGCTCCGGAAGGGCGGCTCCGCATAAGCGGGAGTGGACACCGGCAGTGATTGCTTCGTATCGGCCTTTTCAGAAGGAAGATTTTCACTTGCGGGCCTTTTATAAGCGGATTTTCCGGATGCCTACGCTGAATGATTTGTATTATACCTTTATCGGCAACGTGGATTTGAAGCCGGAGTTTACGGACCAGTTTAATGTGGGGTTCACTTACGGCAAGTCGTGGACCGGCAGCTGGCTGCGTCACCTGGAACTGCAGGTGGATGCGTACTACAATGAGGTGGAGAACAAGATTGTGGCTACCCCGACTTCCAACTTCTTCCGCTGGACGATGGTCAATCTGGGACGGGTGGAAATCCGGGGCGTGGATGCGGCGTTGCAGAGTGTATGGCAGTATGGCAAGCATACGATACTGACGGCCCGGGTGAACTACACCTACCAGAAGGCACAGGATTTTACCGACCCTACGGCAGAGTTTTACGGGGGACAGATTCCGTATATCCCCTGGCACAGCGGTTCGGCAGTGCTCAACTTCAACTGGAAAAAATGGGAAACCAACTATAGCTTTATTTATACCGGCGAGCGATATACCTCGCAAGCCAATATCCCGGTCAATTACCAGCAGCCGTGGTACACGAGTGACTTCTCGGTGGCCCGCCGGCTGGACTGGGGGCCGGGTGAGCTGAAGATGACGCTGGAAGTGAATAATCTGTTCAACCAGCAGTATGAGGTGGTGACGTGTTATCCCATGCCGGGAATCAATTTCAAGTGTATCGTGCAATATAGCTTTTGA
- a CDS encoding PKD domain-containing protein — translation MKKKIICLAGRLLWMVLLCGGLLSACRSEKEDPVEKEPEVPATPYITKVLEFVPCPGQFVNVLPEFKEGDTQETMNQKVLELIGYNKRGLVSLGGFGGYVVVGFDHTIENKPDSRDFRVLGNAFNGNSSAATSGTAQGGSYEPGVILVAYDKNGNGKPDADEWYEIQGSAQKGEVEPWYAEAKAVGNDLHCYSDYEITYYKPKAEPKTQEEEAQYIRWTDNKGGEGYLPKNEYHRQPYFPQWIQSDKLTFKGTRLPQNGLNHGTEEAPYFVLFSFAYGYADNAVNDTEGACIDIDWAVDAHGKAVHLPGVDFVKIYTGVHQVNGWLGECSTEVMGVEDLHLLKN, via the coding sequence ATGAAGAAAAAAATCATTTGTCTGGCAGGCCGTCTTCTGTGGATGGTACTGTTATGCGGGGGCCTTTTATCTGCCTGTCGCAGCGAGAAAGAAGACCCGGTGGAAAAAGAGCCGGAAGTGCCGGCTACTCCCTACATTACGAAGGTACTGGAGTTTGTGCCCTGTCCGGGGCAGTTTGTCAATGTGTTGCCGGAATTTAAGGAGGGCGACACGCAGGAAACCATGAACCAGAAAGTGCTGGAACTTATCGGGTACAACAAGCGGGGACTGGTTTCGCTGGGAGGTTTCGGCGGTTATGTGGTGGTCGGTTTCGACCATACCATCGAGAACAAGCCGGACAGCCGGGACTTTCGGGTGTTGGGCAATGCCTTCAACGGCAATTCTTCGGCGGCTACCAGCGGTACGGCGCAAGGAGGAAGTTATGAACCCGGCGTGATTCTGGTGGCCTACGACAAGAATGGCAACGGCAAACCGGATGCCGACGAGTGGTACGAGATTCAGGGCAGCGCCCAGAAAGGAGAGGTGGAACCTTGGTATGCCGAAGCGAAGGCGGTAGGGAACGACCTGCATTGCTATTCCGATTACGAGATTACGTACTATAAGCCGAAAGCGGAGCCGAAGACGCAGGAAGAGGAGGCGCAATACATCCGCTGGACAGATAACAAAGGGGGAGAGGGGTATCTGCCCAAGAACGAATACCATCGCCAACCGTATTTCCCGCAGTGGATTCAGTCGGACAAGCTGACGTTCAAAGGAACCCGTCTGCCGCAGAACGGACTGAACCACGGAACGGAAGAAGCTCCTTATTTCGTGCTGTTCAGTTTTGCCTACGGTTATGCCGACAATGCCGTGAACGATACGGAGGGAGCCTGCATCGACATCGACTGGGCAGTGGATGCCCACGGGAAGGCGGTGCATCTGCCGGGCGTGGATTTCGTGAAAATTTATACCGGAGTGCATCAGGTGAACGGCTGGCTGGGAGAGTGTTCCACGGAAGTGATGGGGGTGGAAGACTTGCATCTGCTGAAAAACTAA
- a CDS encoding LysR substrate-binding domain-containing protein, with translation MTLQQMEYIVALDKYRHFVLAAEACGVTQPTLSAMIQKLEEELDVKIFNRDRKNISPTRIGEKIIRQAQMALNETQRIKEVVADETDRMNGSLRIGVLPTVAPYLVPDFIYHFRKAYPHVSLFIDEREKEALLQGLKYGNLDMALSTSPEEADARILEIPVYTEKFVAYLSEQCDQAKNCLTNGTLPPEQMWILKEGHCMPHSGMNFCQNKDIGNHIYEAGSIETLIKIVDRNGGYTIIPELHLQSLTEKQRNHILPLQFNPPAQRRISILIKDDFIRERMVNAVLDTLKILIPPTMLEKRLAAHTIKLRHTPNSSQPK, from the coding sequence ATGACCTTGCAACAGATGGAATACATCGTGGCCCTCGACAAATACCGCCACTTCGTACTTGCCGCCGAAGCCTGTGGGGTGACACAGCCCACCCTCAGCGCAATGATTCAAAAACTGGAAGAGGAACTCGACGTCAAGATTTTCAACCGTGACCGGAAGAATATCTCCCCCACCCGCATCGGAGAAAAGATTATCCGGCAGGCACAGATGGCCTTGAACGAGACCCAGCGCATCAAAGAGGTAGTAGCCGACGAAACCGACCGTATGAACGGCAGCCTGCGCATCGGTGTATTGCCCACGGTTGCCCCCTACCTCGTACCCGATTTCATCTATCATTTCCGAAAAGCCTATCCCCATGTCAGCCTCTTTATCGACGAAAGAGAAAAAGAAGCCTTACTGCAAGGTCTGAAATACGGCAACCTGGACATGGCCCTCAGCACCTCCCCGGAAGAAGCGGACGCTCGTATTCTGGAAATACCAGTCTATACCGAAAAGTTTGTAGCCTACCTTTCTGAACAATGCGACCAGGCCAAAAATTGCCTTACCAACGGTACTTTGCCTCCAGAACAAATGTGGATATTGAAAGAAGGACACTGCATGCCCCACAGTGGTATGAACTTCTGCCAGAACAAAGACATCGGCAATCACATCTACGAGGCCGGCAGTATTGAAACGCTGATCAAAATCGTAGACCGCAACGGAGGATACACCATCATTCCCGAGCTCCACCTCCAATCGCTTACAGAGAAGCAACGAAACCATATCCTGCCGCTTCAGTTCAATCCACCCGCCCAACGCCGCATTTCCATCCTGATAAAAGACGATTTTATCCGCGAACGGATGGTCAACGCCGTACTGGATACCTTGAAAATTCTCATTCCCCCGACCATGCTGGAAAAGCGGCTTGCCGCCCATACCATCAAGTTGCGGCATACTCCCAACTCTTCCCAGCCGAAATAG
- a CDS encoding YncE family protein: MRRRFLRYLWVTVCLFLWSACREDLPVLRSESEAVSRPGSPHEIKGMFVLNEGNMGSNKCTLDFLDFRSGFYTRNIYPERNPEVVKELGDVGNDLQVYGNRLYAVINCSHYVEVMDVRTAQHIGSVNVTNCRYIVFAGDKAYVSSYAGPVQIDPNARPGKIVEFDVNTLQITREVVVGYQPEEMVIKDGLLYVANSGGYRFPNYDRTVSVVDLGTFEVVNTIDVAINLHRMELAPDGLIYVSSRGDYYGTKSDVFVIDPEAQRVVGRLGVAASEMCMDGDELYLISVEWSYVSGKNEIRYTLYDTRKREILPRNFITDGTEKDISIPYGLGVNPETKEIFVSDATNYVTPGYLYCFSPEGKLKWKVRTGDIPAHFAFTSADFY, from the coding sequence ATGAGACGTAGATTTTTAAGATATCTGTGGGTGACGGTTTGTCTGTTCCTGTGGTCGGCTTGCCGGGAAGACCTTCCAGTGCTTCGTTCGGAAAGTGAGGCCGTCAGTCGTCCGGGCAGTCCGCATGAGATAAAGGGAATGTTTGTCCTGAACGAGGGCAACATGGGAAGCAACAAGTGTACCCTCGACTTTCTGGATTTCCGGAGCGGTTTTTACACCCGCAATATTTATCCGGAGCGGAATCCGGAGGTAGTGAAGGAACTGGGTGATGTGGGCAACGACCTGCAGGTGTATGGCAACCGGCTGTATGCGGTCATCAACTGTTCGCATTATGTGGAGGTGATGGATGTGCGTACGGCACAGCATATCGGTAGTGTGAATGTCACCAACTGCCGCTACATCGTTTTTGCGGGCGACAAGGCTTACGTGAGTTCGTATGCCGGTCCGGTGCAGATTGACCCCAATGCCCGTCCGGGAAAGATTGTGGAGTTTGATGTGAATACCTTGCAAATCACCCGGGAGGTGGTGGTGGGCTACCAGCCGGAGGAGATGGTTATCAAGGACGGGCTGCTGTATGTGGCCAATTCGGGAGGTTACCGTTTCCCTAATTACGACCGTACGGTGTCGGTGGTCGATTTGGGTACGTTCGAGGTGGTGAATACCATTGATGTGGCCATCAACCTGCATCGGATGGAGCTGGCGCCCGACGGACTGATTTACGTCAGTTCCCGTGGGGACTATTACGGCACGAAGTCGGACGTGTTTGTCATCGACCCGGAGGCACAGCGGGTGGTTGGCCGGTTGGGAGTGGCTGCCAGCGAGATGTGCATGGACGGCGACGAACTGTACCTGATTAGTGTGGAATGGAGCTATGTGTCGGGAAAAAATGAAATCCGGTACACGTTGTACGACACCCGAAAACGGGAGATTCTTCCCCGGAATTTCATCACGGACGGCACGGAGAAGGATATCAGCATTCCTTACGGGCTTGGGGTGAATCCGGAAACCAAGGAGATTTTCGTGTCGGATGCCACCAACTACGTGACTCCCGGTTATTTGTATTGTTTCTCTCCCGAAGGAAAGCTGAAATGGAAGGTGCGTACCGGGGATATTCCGGCGCATTTTGCCTTTACCTCGGCCGACTTCTATTAG
- a CDS encoding DUF5074 domain-containing protein, which yields MKKRFFYIVWVACLGVGMLAGCVKDKNLEQPPAETPSDGTEETPSGSGESSGETVYLEGYARPDGVLILNQGARAIENSSITYLAPDGTVEEGVYRKVNGTALGNEVQDMWMYNGKLYILSDGMYAPNGEEGDGVLVVADAVTLKREKAYKLDDLKFKRPEGSKDEDELISLSIPFENIAVLDEKNIFFSEGQGFFRFDSTTGEVNVVEGAFHFGNQGNTVEKVASTRGILQVGDCLYCGGGGFWESTRLLEISKGVNKVSRVLPDLKGEFISGLFQTGEREIVLATCGRGGEKKSYLQFVNLDEWKVTKTKKISEDISAEFFNTSGVTRAGDYLYYAAGSTTVKRLSLKTWKSEAFIDVLKDAPDGKYLNCNVIADPTNQYVYVAVSNVYREDVKPDKNYLLVYDCSGSAPSLVRKIENKTNYPIGIYPMRKFYHK from the coding sequence ATGAAGAAAAGATTTTTTTATATCGTATGGGTGGCTTGCTTGGGAGTAGGTATGCTTGCTGGCTGTGTAAAGGACAAGAATTTGGAACAACCGCCAGCCGAAACACCCTCGGATGGCACGGAAGAAACTCCTTCTGGCTCAGGAGAGTCTTCTGGAGAAACCGTGTATTTGGAAGGATATGCCCGTCCGGACGGAGTTCTGATTTTGAATCAAGGGGCACGTGCCATTGAAAACAGTTCCATTACTTACCTGGCTCCCGATGGTACGGTGGAAGAAGGTGTGTACCGTAAGGTGAACGGGACGGCTTTGGGAAACGAGGTGCAGGATATGTGGATGTACAATGGCAAACTTTATATTCTTAGTGACGGGATGTATGCTCCGAATGGAGAAGAAGGCGACGGAGTGCTGGTTGTGGCAGATGCCGTGACTTTGAAACGTGAGAAAGCTTACAAACTGGATGACCTGAAGTTCAAGCGTCCGGAAGGAAGTAAAGACGAGGATGAGTTAATCAGTTTGTCTATCCCTTTTGAAAATATTGCGGTATTGGATGAAAAAAATATTTTTTTCTCGGAAGGGCAGGGATTCTTTCGCTTTGACAGTACGACTGGCGAAGTGAATGTGGTGGAAGGAGCATTTCATTTCGGAAATCAGGGAAACACTGTTGAAAAGGTTGCCAGTACTCGTGGTATTCTCCAGGTAGGCGATTGTCTGTATTGCGGGGGAGGCGGTTTCTGGGAGTCTACCCGTCTGCTGGAAATCTCAAAAGGAGTGAACAAGGTGAGCCGGGTGTTGCCCGATTTGAAAGGAGAGTTTATCAGTGGACTGTTTCAGACAGGTGAACGGGAAATTGTGTTGGCGACTTGTGGCAGAGGGGGTGAGAAGAAAAGCTATCTTCAGTTTGTCAACCTGGATGAGTGGAAGGTTACCAAGACCAAAAAGATTTCAGAGGATATTTCTGCGGAGTTCTTCAATACTTCCGGGGTTACGCGGGCTGGAGATTACCTGTATTATGCAGCTGGAAGCACTACGGTGAAACGATTGTCATTGAAAACTTGGAAGAGTGAAGCGTTTATCGATGTGCTGAAAGATGCGCCCGACGGGAAGTATTTGAACTGCAACGTGATTGCCGACCCTACTAACCAGTATGTGTATGTGGCGGTATCCAACGTGTATAGGGAGGATGTAAAGCCCGACAAGAACTACCTGCTGGTGTACGATTGCAGCGGAAGTGCTCCTTCGCTGGTGCGGAAGATTGAAAACAAGACAAATTATCCGATAGGGATTTATCCTATGCGGAAATTCTATCACAAATAA
- a CDS encoding helix-turn-helix transcriptional regulator — protein sequence MTAKKYTEEQERIARFAKAMGHPARMAILQFLLQQESCFFGDIHDELPIAKATVSQHLKELKEAGLIQGEIEPPKVKYCIHKENWALAQKMFADFFGQPVCKKKGCCK from the coding sequence ATGACTGCTAAAAAATACACAGAGGAACAAGAACGGATAGCCCGGTTTGCCAAGGCCATGGGCCATCCTGCCCGCATGGCCATCCTGCAATTCCTGCTACAACAGGAAAGCTGTTTCTTCGGCGACATCCACGATGAACTGCCGATAGCCAAAGCTACGGTTTCGCAACATCTGAAGGAACTGAAAGAAGCCGGACTGATTCAGGGAGAAATTGAGCCGCCCAAGGTGAAGTATTGCATCCACAAGGAAAACTGGGCACTGGCCCAGAAGATGTTTGCCGACTTCTTTGGACAGCCTGTTTGCAAGAAAAAGGGCTGCTGCAAATAA
- a CDS encoding anaerobic sulfatase-maturation protein, which produces MNQTIAPFARPLYVMTKPVGAVCNLACDYCYYLEKANLYKDISKHVMSDELLEKFIREYIGSQTMPQVLFTWHGGETLMRPLSFYKRVMELQQKYAGGHTIDNCIQTNGTLLNDEWCEFFRKHNWLVGVSIDGPQEFHDEYRKNRQGRPSFTKVMQGIQLLKNHGVEWNALAVVNDFNADYPLDFYHFFKEIDCRYIQFTPIVERISPHADGRHLASPLQEGEKLADFSVSPEQWGNFLCTLFDEWVREDVGKFFIQLFDSTLANWVGVQPGICTMAKTCGHAGVMEFNGDVYSCDHFVFPEYKLGNINEKTLVEMMYSDRQLQFGQMKQDALPRQCKECEFLFACNGECPKNRFTHTADGEPGLNYLCKGYHQFFQHVAPYMDYMKKELLAERPPANIMEAIKKGEL; this is translated from the coding sequence ATGAATCAAACCATTGCGCCTTTTGCCCGCCCGCTGTATGTGATGACCAAACCCGTCGGAGCGGTCTGCAACCTGGCATGCGACTATTGTTACTACCTGGAAAAAGCGAACTTGTATAAAGACATCTCCAAACACGTGATGAGCGACGAACTGCTGGAAAAGTTCATCCGTGAATACATCGGCTCCCAGACCATGCCGCAGGTACTCTTTACCTGGCACGGAGGAGAAACGCTGATGCGCCCGCTCAGTTTCTACAAACGGGTGATGGAACTGCAACAGAAGTATGCCGGCGGACACACCATCGACAACTGCATACAGACCAACGGTACGTTGCTGAACGATGAATGGTGCGAGTTTTTCCGGAAGCACAACTGGCTGGTAGGCGTATCGATTGACGGTCCACAGGAGTTCCACGACGAATACCGCAAGAACCGGCAGGGACGCCCGTCGTTTACCAAAGTAATGCAGGGCATCCAGCTGCTGAAAAATCATGGTGTGGAATGGAATGCCCTAGCTGTAGTCAACGACTTCAATGCCGACTATCCGCTGGATTTCTATCATTTCTTCAAGGAGATTGACTGCCGCTACATTCAGTTTACTCCGATTGTGGAACGTATCAGTCCCCATGCCGACGGACGCCACCTGGCCAGTCCGCTGCAAGAAGGAGAGAAGCTGGCCGACTTTTCCGTATCACCGGAACAATGGGGAAACTTCCTCTGTACCCTGTTCGATGAATGGGTACGTGAAGACGTAGGCAAATTCTTCATCCAGCTGTTTGACTCTACCCTGGCCAACTGGGTAGGTGTGCAACCGGGTATCTGCACCATGGCTAAGACCTGCGGGCATGCCGGCGTCATGGAATTCAACGGTGATGTGTATTCCTGCGACCACTTTGTCTTTCCGGAATACAAACTGGGCAACATAAACGAGAAAACACTGGTGGAAATGATGTACAGCGACCGCCAGCTCCAGTTCGGACAGATGAAACAGGATGCCCTGCCCCGCCAGTGCAAGGAATGTGAGTTCCTTTTTGCCTGCAACGGTGAGTGCCCGAAAAACCGATTCACCCATACCGCCGACGGCGAGCCGGGACTGAACTATCTGTGCAAGGGATACCATCAGTTCTTCCAACACGTAGCCCCCTACATGGACTATATGAAAAAAGAACTGCTGGCCGAACGCCCGCCAGCCAATATCATGGAAGCCATCAAAAAGGGAGAGCTGTAA